A window from Primulina huaijiensis isolate GDHJ02 chromosome 11, ASM1229523v2, whole genome shotgun sequence encodes these proteins:
- the LOC140988541 gene encoding uncharacterized protein has product MIRPYSSPPPTVNVHNCERLHRALAECHRGIPAGPSRQSACRHLNHSLAECLVAVVCLEEFEAVRSLFSSGGTAIKRRQCHRIFSTCLSTHQTQP; this is encoded by the coding sequence ATGATCCGACCATATTCGTCGCCACCGCCTACCGTCAACGTTCACAATTGCGAGAGGCTTCACCGAGCCTTGGCCGAGTGCCACCGCGGGATCCCGGCGGGGCCATCTCGTCAGTCCGCTTGCCGTCACCTGAACCACTCCCTTGCCGAATGCTTGGTGGCAGTGGTCTGCCTCGAGGAGTTCGAGGCTGTCCGTTCTCTCTTCTCCAGTGGCGGAACCGCAATCAAACGCCGCCAGTGCCACAGAATTTTCTCGACGTGCTTATCCACTCATCAAACGCAACCTTAA